The proteins below come from a single Mya arenaria isolate MELC-2E11 chromosome 6, ASM2691426v1 genomic window:
- the LOC128238707 gene encoding DNA-directed RNA polymerase I subunit RPA1-like isoform X1 gives MDKRDDFNPYYGIEEVQFRFYTRKDVRALSVKEITNVETFETLNHPTVGGLYDQALGPSDEHDVCFTCNQPSLHCPGHMGHMELAMPVFNPLLFMTMLQTLRATCFTCHRLNVDPIACTLFLAESQLLEAGLVAEAAILSYRFSEEDRSEDRSQHKQLIEETAKQCLQGKSPKQDKNSHSYKNVEAVRQSISSIFTKVQMRKNKKCAHCLAKRKTLRHEDRSKIFLVGTLADAPKEKGKTKVTNNQTGDDPEDDGDDEEEGDNSDTEEPARKRSRPDVIKSKQKGSSVSNISMITPLKLRDHFRKVWSADGVVLQEVYPVLKHSGLEFPTDIFFLEAIPVPPTKFRPISEMHDQKYEHSHTSNLLAS, from the exons ATGGACAAGAGAGATGACTTTAACCCATATTATGGGATAGAAGAAGTTCAGTTCCGATTTTACACAAGAAAAGATGTCAGGGCGTTGAGTGTGAAGGAAATAACAAATGTGGAGACCTTTGAAACCCTGAACCATCCAACAGTTGGGGGACTGTATGATCAGGCACTGG GCCCATCGGATGAGCATGATGTCTGTTTTACCTGTAACCAGCCATCCTTGCATTGCCCAGGCCATATGGGCCACATGGAGCTGGCCATGCCCGTCTTCAACCCTCTCCTCTTTATGACCATGCTACAG ACACTGCGAGCCACATGTTTCACCTGTCACAGACTGAACGTCGACCCGATTGCCTGCACACTGTTCCTGGCCGAGAGTCAACTTCTCGAGGCGGGGCTTGTTGCCGAGGCCGCCATTTTGTCATATAGATTCAGTGAGGAGGATCGCAGTGAAGATCGTAGCCAGCATAAACAGCTAATTGAGGAAACTGCTAAACAATGCCTGCAAG GAAAGTCACCAAAACAGGACAAAAATAGTCACAGTTACAAGAATGTCGAGGCTGTCAGACAGAGCATTTCCAGCATCTTCACCAAAGTTCAGATGCGCAAAAACAAGAAGTGTGCTCACTGCCTCGCCAAGAGAAAAACACTGAGACATGAGGATCGCTCCAAAATTTTCCTGGTCGGAACCCTTGCTGATGCTCCTAAGGAAAA GGGAAAAACAAAGGTCACGAACAACCAGACTGGTGATGATCCTGAAGATGATGGCGATGACGAGGAAGAGGGGGATAACTCGGACACAGAGGAGCCCGCCAGGAAAAGGAGTAGACCAG ATGTGATAAAATCTAAACAGAAGGGAAGCAGCGTGTCGAACATAAGTATGATCACTCCATTGAAGTTAAGGGACCATTTCCGCAAGGTGTGGTCAGCTGACGGAGTGGTTCTACAGGAAGTCTATCCCGTACTGAAACACTCGGGCCTGGAGTTTCCGACTGACATCTTCTTTCTGGAGGCAATTCCTGTGCCACCTACAAAGTTCAGACCA ATCTCAGAGATGCATGATCAGAAGTACGAACACTCGCATACATCGAACCTGCTGGCATCCTGA
- the LOC128238707 gene encoding DNA-directed RNA polymerase I subunit RPA1-like isoform X2, whose protein sequence is MDKRDDFNPYYGIEEVQFRFYTRKDVRALSVKEITNVETFETLNHPTVGGLYDQALGPSDEHDVCFTCNQPSLHCPGHMGHMELAMPVFNPLLFMTMLQTLRATCFTCHRLNVDPIACTLFLAESQLLEAGLVAEAAILSYRFSEEDRSEDRSQHKQLIEETAKQCLQGKSPKQDKNSHSYKNVEAVRQSISSIFTKVQMRKNKKCAHCLAKRKTLRHEDRSKIFLVGTLADAPKEKGKTKVTNNQTGDDPEDDGDDEEEGDNSDTEEPARKRSRPDLRDA, encoded by the exons ATGGACAAGAGAGATGACTTTAACCCATATTATGGGATAGAAGAAGTTCAGTTCCGATTTTACACAAGAAAAGATGTCAGGGCGTTGAGTGTGAAGGAAATAACAAATGTGGAGACCTTTGAAACCCTGAACCATCCAACAGTTGGGGGACTGTATGATCAGGCACTGG GCCCATCGGATGAGCATGATGTCTGTTTTACCTGTAACCAGCCATCCTTGCATTGCCCAGGCCATATGGGCCACATGGAGCTGGCCATGCCCGTCTTCAACCCTCTCCTCTTTATGACCATGCTACAG ACACTGCGAGCCACATGTTTCACCTGTCACAGACTGAACGTCGACCCGATTGCCTGCACACTGTTCCTGGCCGAGAGTCAACTTCTCGAGGCGGGGCTTGTTGCCGAGGCCGCCATTTTGTCATATAGATTCAGTGAGGAGGATCGCAGTGAAGATCGTAGCCAGCATAAACAGCTAATTGAGGAAACTGCTAAACAATGCCTGCAAG GAAAGTCACCAAAACAGGACAAAAATAGTCACAGTTACAAGAATGTCGAGGCTGTCAGACAGAGCATTTCCAGCATCTTCACCAAAGTTCAGATGCGCAAAAACAAGAAGTGTGCTCACTGCCTCGCCAAGAGAAAAACACTGAGACATGAGGATCGCTCCAAAATTTTCCTGGTCGGAACCCTTGCTGATGCTCCTAAGGAAAA GGGAAAAACAAAGGTCACGAACAACCAGACTGGTGATGATCCTGAAGATGATGGCGATGACGAGGAAGAGGGGGATAACTCGGACACAGAGGAGCCCGCCAGGAAAAGGAGTAGACCAG ATCTCAGAGATGCATGA